CGTTCAGGTGGTTCATCACTATGCTAGGTGATGGAaaaccatgcttctaggaattcccatgcatgtctacatttggcttggactactatggttgccttgtcccagttaaactgatggccttcattgtctgagagCACAGATATTAAGAAGAGTTTGttatgctgttttgctgctagctgatgtttacGTATTCTTATGGGATGGGATTTTGTAAACCCgctgttggttctgcatgttgtgggaatggggtctttaatccttgtaggtgtttgtcgtagagtggctatGGGCTACCATGATTCCCAATGGTCGtgggagtcttgttgtcagttctgataagttcttgatgtagggcagtgtgaccagtgtgttagggcatactcctgttgttgtctgtttagaaAGCATCTGCAGGTGAAGTTGCAGGATATCCATTTATAACGAGGATTTTGTATGGGTGCTCTCCCTCTTTCTTGCATAGTTCTGGATTGTTACAGCATGTCCTGGCCCGTTTAAATACTGTCCTAATGcggctttgtttgtggacatttgggtggttgctgtggaagttgaggatttgatcagtacgcgttgcttttctgtatactgaggtttggaactccccattggTCATACGCTCAACTTTAACATCTTAACTTCAACTTTAAAACAAGAACAAGTCAGCttagcgagcaagtcaacaacctcttTGCTGTTCACCAACAGATTGTTCATTTATCTTACTGTTTCAGAGATCTTGCTATGCACAATTTGGCTGCCACATTTACACACATGACATCAGCTGCAGTCCATCAATATCGGATTGTTTGCAAAATGCCTTGGCACTTGCCATTATGTGAAAACAACTAAACAATCATTCATTCTTAAATAAACCTGGCACCAAGACAAGCATGGGCTTAGCCATCGTTTTGAAAGAAGGAAGTTGTTTTTCAAACACCCAGGGGCAGACACCTATTGCAACTTTAAAAGGGAATTCAGTGTTTACTActtgtaattttgttttaatatctacaatgtggaaagaggccatttagcccactgagtccaGACTGACCCaacgaacagcatcccacccagatccccacaaattaccatggccaatcctcaTTGCCTGCACATCCATGTACATTATGGatactttagcatggccaatccacctaacttgcacatatctttgggctgtgggaggaaacagagcatccagtggaaacccccacagactcagggagaagatgcaaactccacactgacaacTATCCAAGACTGGATGCAAACTTTAGTCCCCGTCATTGTGACACAtctttgctaaccactgagcccatgCTGTTCTCAGTGTTGGCAAGAGAATTTATTAACAAAATTGTCCACTTTAAAAGCCACAGAGATGAAATGCTTGGATTGTGAATATTAGGACTCCTTGACAAATTATTAGACCAGGACATTTGATGATTAATAAGTTGACACAGAACTGAAAATGATTCCACAATCTAAAATCTACTGCATGTTTGATTAAAAATCAGAAGCATTCCAGTTGTACTCGGCAATGTAGGAGGGAGGCTCCATTAAAGGGCAGATTTGTAACAGGGAACCTAGTTTATCTTTTGAGgtgaaggaggagaggggattaGTGAAGTTATTAGGTTTGttagccaaaacattgaatgtattctgAATAATTCAGCAAAGTGCACAAACTTCAAATAACCCAGAAAGCTAAATCCTGCGCTGTATTACATTTGTTGCATGAGTAAAGTCTGAAtataaaatcaaagaactgcagatgccatccTGTCCTAACTATttttagttctgatgaaggatcactgcacTCAAAACAACAACTGTTTTTTTCGTTTGCGAATACTGCAAAACaagttgagtttctctagcactttgttaCTGTTTCATGAATGAAAAGTCTCAGCTGGAATCTTTCATAAGATATAGCTACCAAGGACATTTATTTCAAGACTAGACACTCTCTAGCCTCTCAATCAGCGGGTTgacagattcaagtcccacccaaGGACAATAAGCACAAAGATTGGCAATAGTGTAAATAACTGACAAGACGGCTGAATTgctggaggatcagtgctgagggagcactaaCAGAATGGTTAGAATAGAAAATGGGCTCAATCAGGCTTTCACGTCTGTGCCAGAGCAAGACAGTCATTGCTGATTCTTCATAGCTCtgcaaataattatccaattctctcTTTAAGTCCTCAATTAACTTTGTCTtaactctcaggcagtgcattatTGCAGATTGCTACCGGACACAGAATAGTCAAAAAAGTTCTCTCAtctcatcatttttattttgttaatcatcttaaatctgtgcaagtgggaacagtttccaCTCAGCCTACTTTTGGAGGATCAGTACGTAGGGGCAATGCCACACTTCTCAGAACTGTATCTTACAAAGGTTCCGCGTGTTTTCACAGCTGAATACAAAAGACGCAACGATgctattctgaaaaaaaattatcGCTGATTTTCCAGATGGAAGCCATTTCCCCAAATCAACACCGAGATTACTTATTCAGTTATTATTATTTGTTCAGTTGTTTATTTTGTGGGAACTTGCTCTCTACCACAAAAGGAAACACTTTTTCCACGTATAATCTATCAAACTCCCTTCCAATTTCAACTGCCATGAATTTGTGTATTACAAGTACTTACTCCggactatttttttaaaaaatgcagataTATGCAAATACACTGGGATAGGTAAATTCAGCAAAGCATCTAAAATGATTGGTTCGTTTAATAAAGTAACGGAGGAACACGTTATCAGGGACTCGGTTTTGACGAGAGTTTGGAATAATCAAAGAGaacaaattgtggggctggatgaacacagacggCCAAGCagcttaagatgctgcttgacctgctgtgttcatccagccccacactttgttatctcgattctccagcatctgcagttcccattatctgtgatcacaATTGGAATAATCAAGACTACTTTCCTTTTCAAAAGGTGACTAAATAGAGCTTTTCAGGATGAAAGGTtttgataaattttaaaaagtagatttCCTGTGGTCTGATGATGTAAACCGATGAATAAAGGGAGGAGAAATGTGTTCGCTCAGTTGTCAGGGTGAGGAATATTCTGTCTGGAAAGTTTCCAGAAACCGATGCCGTGAATAACTTGGGGTGGGAATTTGAAGACGGGAAACTAAGTTTCCGGTCATTAAAGCAGAGGTGAGGGGCGAAGTATAACTGTTCACTCCCAGAGCCAGCACAAACTTacgggccaaatggtctatttacGTGCAGTTTGCGTTGTCCCCGGGCAGTTCTTCAGCGTGTTGGGCCTGGAATATCACCATCGCTGTCTTCACTTTAACAGAAAGCCGTGGGTTAGCCCGACAGACAATCTCTATCCCCTTTTCCGGGGTCTTTTCTCCACCTCCCCAGTGTCTCTTCTCCCACTCCCCGCGTCTCTGACCCACTCACCTTGACAGAGAAGACAAGTGCCACGAAACCCAGGCAGCAGAAGTTTAGGAAAGCAAAGTTGAAGATAGACCAGAGAAAGTGGTCCCGGACTGAGGTCACGCTGGGGGTCATGTTAACAACGGTGGTGGTCACGGCCCGGGAACCTTCTGTCGGCCCTGAATATGGGTAGACATTCGAAGTCATTGGCGTGGGACCAGTTCTGTAATCCATTTTAAAGCAAGTTCAAGCGACAGCGCTAACTGAATCTGATCCTCTCGATAACACGCTGTAATAAATTGGGGTGGAGCGAGACTGGGACCTCCTCCAAAAGCATGACTTCCCAAAGGCAGGTAGTAAACTCAGAAACTGGTAATACCCTGTTCACCCAGAGACACATTATACACATAGGTAACATGCCATGAGACGGTTGTATGTCCAGAGATGGGTAATACTTTCATAGACAGCAATACGCCCAGAAACAGGTGATACGCAGGTAAGTTTCAATTagcaccccacccccatccttctgaactccattcaGCACAAACCcacagtcctcaaccactccagatatgacaagcccttcatcccaggaataatTCTTGTGAACCTCGCCTGGACCCTCTCCAGTGGTTCCACGTCCCTCTTCAGATAGGgccccaaaactgcacacaatattccaaatttggtctgaccagagccttataaagcctcagcagtacacttCTCCTCTTACACATTTTtatccctcttgaaatgaatgctaacattgcatttacattcctaactgccaactgaactttcATGTTAACCTCGAGAATTCTGAACGAGGACTCCCAAGTCTACagctctattcttcctaccaaagtgcataacctcacactttttcgTTTTACTCTCAGATTGCCTTGGTAGTGCAGAGAAGGATCTTAACTGTGCAATCATCTGCACCCTGGAGATGGCACTGACCTGGATGGGGACCTGGGACCATGTTTGCAGGGTCTAgttgtgccaccacctctgctgatTCTCTGGGAATAGGATATCTCTCCTCTGGGACCTCTATATCCTTGTTGGAAAATATCGTGCCATCTTCCTGTACTCAGCCATGTTTCGACTCTGTCCTTGACTGAATGGaacagcttcagaatgccagtgttTGTCCAGGTGTGctacagctttttaaagatggcatgggcTCAAGAGACGCCAGTCATTTGCTGGATGTGAGAGATGCCATAAAGGCATAGCATGCAattaatgaggcaggtttggtAAGATACAATGAGGGAATTCACTCGGCCTCACAGCAAATAACTTTCCAAAGAACTGATGCCACTCAGACTCAGCCAAAAACCATAAGATTTAACCATAAGGGTTTTCTGGACTCTCATCTAAAAGTAAACCATCGTTCTTGTACTTGAGCATTTCTGAAAGATTTTTCTACGTCAGCTGAATTTCCTTTTCTGCAGCACCCTTAGACAAATGCATCAGGCACACAGGTTTGTGTGCTGCTCAGCAAAAGATTCATGTGACTACCTCATAAAGCTGAGGGTTCTGAAACATCTAGCACTTCCTCAATATGGAGGCCTTCTTCATTCACACTGCTGGTCAAAAAATACTGAAGTCACCATTTGGCTTGGTGACAAACTCTGTCCAGAGCAATATTTTGACCTGGAAGAATATCATAGGAACTGCATAGGATTCTGCATTAAGAAGCAAACAACCAGTATCACAGGGTTTACTTCCTGAAATGAGGAAACTAAGCCTGCTGACAGCATGTTATCAGGGTTACTCAAGGTTATACCCCATGGATTGAAATCTCTGAGGAAGATAGAAGATCATCCTCTTCTAACAGAACTAACAAAGAGAGGGCATATTGCTGTTTAAGCTTATGGAAAAGCTCAGAAAAGCCTCACAAAATGGAATGTAATCCTTAGCTTGGATTAAAAATTCCAGTGATTATTTTGGATGGAATGCCTTTAATTTGGGTTGGCATGTGTGGTAGCTGTTAAAGAATACTCAACAAGAATTTGATATGATTCTGTAAGACCAAGCGATCGGCAAAGCTGACAGGTCAATGTTCCTGATTTTGGATGCTGTAGGATGAGTAGATAAGGAGGCAAGAAAgaagggggtggcatttttgtttaaggaatacattactcctgtaactagggaagatatttctgaaaaatcatcccgtgaaaatatatatatagaaattacaaataagaaaggaatgacCACTTTGACAGGATTGTACcatagaccccccccccccgaccaatGGTAAGATagaaactgagaaacaaatatgtagggagatttctgatatatgtaagcataataaggttgtaataatgggagattttaattttccaaacattgcttGGGGCTACTATAATGTTAAAGGTTTGgctggtgaagaatttgtcaaatgtgttcaagaaaattttctttatcaatatgtggatgttCTTACGAGAGAAGGAACAAAACTAGACCTtgttttgggcaataaggcagggaaGGTGACTGAAATAAAAGTcggggaacactttgggtccagCAATCATAATTCGATTAGTTTCGAAATGATTATAGAAAAGGATAAGCTTCCTATAGAAGTTAAAGCTTTAATTGGaagaaggcaaattttaatggtatgagacatcagctttcataagttgttccagagatagtaggaagtacagatgctggagattctgagataacaaggtgtagagctggatgaacacagcaggccaagcagcatcagaagagcaggaaggc
The sequence above is drawn from the Stegostoma tigrinum isolate sSteTig4 chromosome 17, sSteTig4.hap1, whole genome shotgun sequence genome and encodes:
- the LOC125459307 gene encoding dispanin subfamily A member 2b-like, which translates into the protein MDYRTGPTPMTSNVYPYSGPTEGSRAVTTTVVNMTPSVTSVRDHFLWSIFNFAFLNFCCLGFVALVFSVKSRDRKVVGDVEGARHYGSTARTLNIVIAVIATVCVVLSIVIPLAVVLSVN